One part of the Caloenas nicobarica isolate bCalNic1 chromosome 38, bCalNic1.hap1, whole genome shotgun sequence genome encodes these proteins:
- the LOC136001180 gene encoding serine/arginine repetitive matrix protein 2-like, translated as KRSRAGGGGGRRSPSPSPPISRRNRSPSPVSRRNRSPSPVSRRNRSPSSRRNRSPSPVSRRNRSPSSRRNRSLSRRNRSLSRHNRSRTPVSRRNRSRTPVSRRNRSRTPVSRRNRSRTPVSRRNRSRTPVSRRNRSRSPVSRRNRSRSRRRGRSRSRSPPSRRRGRSRSRTPLWRPNSASPPAAPPNSSSSSRWPLAARRGRSSRSASRRRSWRRSRSRRRSRSRRRSRSRSRSRSSSPSPSPSPPPKRLRRSASPSPRPAPAPTPPAPPPRPKWVPIAELHPAAPQPPPKWVPIGGGAAAGGGGGAPPQPLPPQPLPPGTENAANGPKTGDAAAEAKAGVALQPSVPKTVATTEAKPVTAAQPSVPKPVTTTQPNVPKPVTTMEAKPVTPTQPNVPKPVTTMEAKPVTTTQPNVPKPVTPTQLNVPKPVTTMEAKPVTPTQPNVPKPVTTMEAKPVTPTQPNVPKPVTTTQPNVPKPVTTAETKPVTTELKPVTTTQPSVPKPVTTEPKAVTTTQPNVPKPLMATEIKPVTPTQPNVPKLVTPTQPGVPKPVTTTEVKPMTPTQPNVPKPVTPTQAVVPKAATEVKPVTVTQPGVPKAVTATEVKPVTTSQANVPKASPGVPNVPKGTGEGTQVSPSDVRVSPNVTQMSPNDIRVSPGVTQVSASVTQVSPSDVRASPGVTQVLPSVSKASPSDIRASPTASQVSPSNTQVSPTIPKVPPSVTQVSPSVPKASPARPPPSTPGVTPKLVTPPPPPPGLPRVLSAGLRGIAGGGIGSVPGGVAGSVTAARLLPAARLGLPSSPVAGVVTAPAGTKAGAAARGGRGAAVAPVAPAAGGARAALDVTKIAPDVTKVIPDVTKATLDVTKPSPVSPRPPGMLLKSPWMLPRPPQMSPRPPGMSLRPPGMSPGSLGMSPRPPRMSPNPLWMSPRPPRMSLKSPWMSPNPLWRSPRPPGCHQSHRGCHQGHRGCH; from the coding sequence aaacgcTCGCGggccgggggaggggggggacgccgctccccctccccctccccccctaTATCGCGACGGAACCGCTCGCCCTCCCCCGTATCGCGACGCAACCGCTCGCCCTCCCCGGTATCGCGACGCAACCGCTCGCCCTCGTCGCGCCGGAACCGCTCGCCCTCCCCGGTATCGCGCCGCAACCGCTCGCCCTCGTCGCGCCGGAACCGCTCGCTATCGCGCCGGAACCGCTCGCTGTCGCGCCACAACCGCTCGCGCACCCCGGTGTCGCGGCGCAACCGCTCGCGCACCCCGGTGTCGCGGCGCAACCGCTCGCGCACCCCGGTGTCGCGCCGGAACCGCTCGCGCACCCCGGTATCGCGGCGCAACCGCTCGCGCACCCCGGTGTCGCGCCGCAACCGCTCGCGGAGCCCCGTGTCGCGCCGCAACCGCTCGCGCAGCCGCCGGCGCGGCCGCTCGCGCTCCCGCTCGCCCCCGTCGCGCCGGCGCGGCCGCTCGCGCTCCCGCACCCCGCTGTGGCGCCCCAATTCCGCCAGCCCCCCCGCGGCGCCCCccaactcctcctcctcctcccgctgGCCCCTCGCGGCCCGCAGGGGGCGCTCGTCCCGCTCGGCCTCGCGCCGCCGCTCCTGGCGCCGCTCGCGCTCGCGCCGCCGCTCCAGGTCGCGGCGCCGCTCCAGGTCGCGCTCGCGCTCGCGCTCCAGCTCCCCCTCCCCCTCGCCGTCCCCCCCGCCCAAACGGCTGCGCCGCAGCGccagcccctccccccgccccgcccccgcccccacccccccggcccctcccccccggCCCAAGTGGGTGCCCATCGCCGAACTGCACCCGGCGGCGCCGCAACCCCCCCCAAAGTGGGTGCCCATCGGGGGaggggccgcggcgggcggcgggggaggggcgcccccgcagcccctccccccgcagcccctcccCCCCGGCACCGAAAACGCCGCCAACGGCCCCAAAACGGGCGACGCGGCGGCCGAGGCCAAAGCGGGGGTGGCGCTTCAACCCAGCGTCCCCAAAACGGTGGCGACGACGGAGGCGAAACCGGTGACGGCGGCTCAACCGAGTGTCCCCAAACCGGTGACAACGACTCAACCGAATGTCCCCAAACCGGTGACAACGATGGAGGCGAAACCGGTGACACCGACTCAACCAAATGTCCCCAAACCGGTGACAACGATGGAGGCGAAACCGGTAACAACGACTCAACCGAATGTCCCCAAACCGGTGACACCGACTCAACTGAATGTCCCCAAACCGGTGACGACGATGGAGGCAAAACCGGTGACACCAACTCAACCAAATGTCCCCAAACCGGTGACGACGATGGAGGCAAAACCGGTGACACCGACTCAACCAAATGTCCCCAAACCGGTGACAACAACTCAACCGAACGTCCCCAAACCGGTGACGACAGCCGAGACAAAACCGGTGACAACGGAACTGAAACCGGTGACGACGACTCAACCAAGCGTCCCCAAACCGGTGACAACGGAACCGAAAGCGGTGACGACGACTCAACCAAATGTCCCCAAACCGCTGATGGCAACAGAGATAAAACCGGTGACACCGACTCAACCGAATGTCCCCAAACTGGTGACACCGACTCAACCGGGTGTCCCCAAACCGGTGACGACAACAGAGGTGAAACCGATGACACCGACTCAACCAAATGTCCCCAAACCGGTGACACCAACTCAAGCTGTTGTCCCCAAAGCCGCCACGGAGGTGAAACCGGTGACGGTGACACAACCGGGTGTCCCCAAAGCGGTGACGGCAACGGAGGTGAAACCGGTGACAACGTCCCAAGCGAACGTCCCCAAAGCGTCACCCggtgtccccaacgtccccaagGGCACCGGTGAGGGGACCCAAGTGTCACCGAGCGACGTCCGAGTGTCACCGAATGTCACCCAAATGTCACCAAACGACATCCGAGTGTCACCAGGTGTCACCCAAGTGTCAGCGAGTGTCACCCAAGTGTCACCGAGCGACGTGCGAGCGTCACCGGGTGTCACCCAAGTGTTGCCGAGTGTCTCCAAAGCGTCACCGAGCGACATCCGAGCGTCACCGACCGCCAGCCAAGTGTCACCGAGCAACACCCAAGTGTCACCGACCATCCCCAAAGTGCCACCGAGCGTCACCCAAGTGTCACCGAGCGTCCCCAAAGCATCCCCGGCCAGAccgccccccagcacccccggtGTCACCCCCAAACTGGTgacgccgccgccgcccccgccggggctgccgcgggTGCTGagcgcggggctgcgcggcATCGCGGGCGGCGGCATCGGCAGCGTCCCCGGCGGCGTCGCCGGCAGCGTCACCGCGGCCCGGCTGCTCCCGGCCGCCCGCCTGGGGCTCCCCTCGTCGCCCGTCGCCGGCGTCGTCACCGCGCCCGCTGGCACCAAagccggcgccgccgcccgcggggGACGCGGAGCCGCGGTGGCACCGGTGGCACCGGCAGCCGGGGGCGCCAGGGCCGCCCTGGATGTCACCAAAATCGCCCCGGATGTCACTAAAGTCATCCCGGATGTCACCAAGGCCACCCTGGATGTCACCAAACCCAGCCCGGTGTCACCAAGGCCACCGGGGATGTTGTTAAAGTCACCCTGGATGTTACCAAGGCCGCCGCAGATGTCACCAAGACCACCGGGGATGTCACTAAGGCCACCGGGGATGTCGCCAGGGTCACTGGGGATGTCGCCAAGGCCACCTCGGATGTCACCAAACCCACTCTGGATGTCACCAAGGCCACCCC
- the SRRM2 gene encoding serine/arginine repetitive matrix protein 2, with product MYNGIGLATPRGSGTNGYVQRNLSALRGKREPRTGSTGTGSTGDPPGGEQEEPRRLEAGGLLRKPNPDILDHQRKRKVELKCLELAELMEEQGYTESEIQEKVSTFRTMLLERDVALADPADPKPAVTETHQLAEANEKKNERLRAAFGISDAYVDGSSFDPARRAKENPPEPPEPPSAGREDSSSRSPSPKQKKKKKKKDRGRSASRSGERKKSSKKKKHRSESEAKKRKHRSPSPKSKHKAKEKKRKRSTSESASQKSRREDGPSSSGSSPSRGSRSRSRSPTPPRRPRTRP from the exons ATGTACAATGGGATCGGGCTGGCGACGCCGCGGGGCAGCGGCACCAACGGCTACGTCCAGCGCAACCTCTCGGCCCTGCGGGGCAAACGGGAACCCAGAACCGGCAGCACCGGGACCGGCAGCACCGGAGACCCCCCCgggggggagcaggaggagccgCGCAGGCTGGAGGCCGGGGGGCTGCTCCGCAAACCCAACCCCGACATCCTCGACCACCAGCGCAAGAGGAAGGTGGAGCTGAAATGCCTGGAGCTGGCCGAGCTCATGGAGGAACAGGG GTACACGGAGAGCGAAATCCAGGAGAAAGTCTCCACCTTCCGCACGATGCTGCTGGAGCGCGACGTGGCGCTGGCCGACCCGGCCGACCCCAAACCCGC CGTGACGGAGACTCATCAGCTGGCGGAAGCTAACGAGAAGAAGAACGAGCGGCTGCGGGCGGCGTTCGGTATCAGCGACGCCTACGTGGACGGCAGCTCCTTCGACCCCGCTCGCCGCGCCAAGGAGAACCCCCCGGagccccccgagccccccag CGCGGGGCGGGAGGACTCGAGCTCCCGGTCGCCGTCGCccaagcagaaaaagaagaaaaagaagaaggatcGGGGCAG GTCGGCCAGTCGCTCcggggagaggaagaaaagctccaagaagaagaaacacag GTCGGAGTCGGAGGCCAAGAAGCGGAAGCACCG ctctcccagccccaaGAGCAAACATAAGGCCAAGGAGAAGAAGCGCAAGAG ATCCACCAGCGAATCAGCTTCCCAGAAGAGCCGCCGCGAGGACGGCCCCTCCTCCTCAGGCTCCTCCCCCTCCCG GGGGAGCCGCAGCCGCAGCCGCAGCCCAACCCCCCCCCGGCGGCCCCGGACCCGCCCGTga